One Gadus chalcogrammus isolate NIFS_2021 chromosome 4, NIFS_Gcha_1.0, whole genome shotgun sequence DNA segment encodes these proteins:
- the erbin gene encoding erbin isoform X1 — protein MSKRNLFVRLVPCRCLRGEEEPVTSLDYSHCSLETVPKEIFGFEKSLQELHLDANQIEELPKQLFNCQLLQRLSMPDNDVTVLPSAIANLINLRELDVSKNNIQEFPENIKNCKVLTIVEASVNPISKLPDGFTQLLSLTQLYLNDAFLEFLPASFGRLTKLQILELRENQLKMLPKSMHKLTQLERLDLGSNEFTEVPEVLEQLSGIKELWMDCNRLTFLPGMIGMLKQLAYLDVSKNNLEMVDEQICGCESLQDLLLSNNALTTLPGSIGSLKKLTALKVDENQLMYLPDSIGGLSSLDELDCSFNEIEALPATIGNCVHIRTFAADHNFLTQLPSEIGSWKNITVLFLHSNKLECLPEEMGNMQRLRVVNLSDNKLKNLPYSFTKLNQMTAMWLSENQSKPLIPLQKEEDPETHHTVLTNYMFPQQTRAEEYTPNSDTESFNPSLWEEQRKQRAQVAFECDEDKDEREMPPREGNLKRYPTPYPDELKNMVKTAQSVAHRLKEDEAGEGSGRDGRPQERNHIGIQDVGVKVIEAPSANGQAVDAEPISHADDSTAPKDSSESYSSQKTPYKSSDPSMMRHEDTLEDSEDLSDEEEEMKVAEMRPPLIEISINQPKVVTLSKDKKDDGKDADSLLDDTVANSNQNNSNCSSPSRMSDSVSLTTDSSQENSLCTPEKEAKMPFLPKSRLEDENMNPAKETSPFLHNGNGSASSLQAALRSQRALPPGPLGDYDLSVEARLSFLKRGVDEVNNGPADGYTRWDQINMNVSQPPPPPPATDNVGRPDDPARYTRGQSQADEGRGHYGNNNNNGEPLENGGRRGVGERLNGVGGGVDASLSRSTEELSPEKRLLAPPTVAKAQSIGNMESGGGGVGMRLYSIEAGVRDDACDGQATGRAMMMDAAAAAQGQSIVRSKSASLLNEQNLQVYPGSSSSSSDLLAANKPAATASSSRYPVASSMALGLPPPQYNIQYSSGGQPPPAGPKDGLWTQRTAVPPELQGYPAGPPPPPQQQQQQQQQQQQQQNSLANTNYSNRNQALPPGYPARAPGDMWAKDRLQPSGPPSGGPPGPGRSSTLQRQSSGSSAVSMGRYQLPEGEYMTYRDIHTLGRGPLAMSHALQRPLSARTYSMDAPASARPPGGRPPPQDHLLPERTMSVSDFNYQHLSPSKRPGGRVRSEHSLLDGGTLLGPGSRGPVPTDWRDQVMRHIEAKKMEKNALSRSYNSAHAPLGWSHHHHHPGGGRRAMHASQGSLLSSPRDGLSLGPSGFCDDVFSIPGQQSYTLDPHRNVPLVNGQLGPGPALRPNLSQNSMARHPSREQLIDYLMLKVSQQPGQPGPHGPPRMPQEALQEMCVKVEKSPELGFSISGGVGGRGNPFRPEDNGIFVTRVQTEGPASKVLQPGDKILQANGYSFVNIDHGYAVSLLKTFPSTVDLIILRDMLS, from the exons ATGTCCAAGCGGAACCTGTTTGTCCGTCTGGTGCCATGCCGATGCCTGCGAGGCGAGGAGGAGCCCGTCACCTCGCTGGACTACTCCCACTGCAGCCTGGAGACGGTGCCCAAGGAGATCTTCGGCTTCGAGAAGAGCCTGCAGGAGCTCCACCTCGACGCCAACCAGATCGAGGAGCTGCCCAAA CAACTGTTCAACTGCCAGTTGCTGCAGCGGCTGAGCATGCCAGATAATGACGTGACGGTGTTGCCGTCGGCCATCGCTAACCTCATCAATCTCAGGGAGCTAGACGTCAGCAAAAACA ATATCCAAGAGTTTCCAGAGAACATCAAGAACTGCAAGGTCTTGACCATCGTGGAGGCCAGCGTGAATCCCATATCCAA GCTGCCAGATGGCTTCACCCAGCTCCTGAGCCTGACCCAGCTCTACCTAAACGATGCCTTCCTGGAGTTCCTGCCAGCCAGCTTCGGCAG GCTGACGAAACTGCAGATCTTGGAGCTGCGAGAGAACCAGTTAAAGATGTTGCCAAA AAGCATGCACAAACTCACCCAGCTGGAGAGGCTGGACCTAGGGAGCAACGAGTTTACTGAAGTG ccTGAGGTGCTGGAGCAGCTGAGTGGGATCAAGGAGCTGTGGATGGACTGCAACCGGCTCACCTTCCTACCTGGG ATGATTGGCATGCTGAAGCAGCTGGCCTACCTGGACGTGTCCAAGAACAACTTGGAGATGGTGGACGAGCAGATCTGTGGCTGTGAGAGCCTGCAGGACCTCCTGCTGTCAAACAACGCGCTCACAACGCTACCCGGCTCCATAG GCTCCCTTAAGAAACTCACAGCTCTCAAGGTGGATGAGAACCAGTTGATGTATTTGCCGGACTCCATCGGAGG GCTCAGCTCCCTGGACGAGCTGGACTGCAGCTTCAACGAGATCGAGGCGCTGCCCGCCACCATCGGGAACTGTGTCCACATCCGGACCTTCGCCGCCGACCACAACTTCCTCACCCAGCTGCCCTCTGAG ATTGGCAGCTGGAAGAATATCACCGTGCTCTTCCTGCACTCCAACAAGCTGGAGTGTCTGCCCGAGGAGATGGGCAACATGCAGCGCCTCCGTGTGGTCAACCTCAGCGATAACAA GTTGAAGAATCTCCCCTACAGCTTCACCAAGCTCAATCAGATGACTGCTATGTGGCTCTCGGAAAACCAG TCCAAGCCCCTGATCCCcctgcagaaggaggaggaccctGAGACCCATCACACGGTGCTCACCAACTACATGTTCCCCCAGCAGACCCGGGCCGAGGAGT acACCCCCAACTCTGACACGGAGAGCTTCAACCCGTCGCtgtgggaggagcagaggaagcaGAGAGCCCAGGTGGCCTTCGAGTGTGACGAGGACAAGGACGAGAGGGAGATGCCCCCCAGG GAGGGGAACCTGAAGCGCTACCCCACCCCGTACCCAGACGAGCTGAAGAACATGGTGAAGACGGCCCAGTCCGTGGCCCACCGCCTCAAGGAGGACGAGGCCGGAGAGGGGTCCGGCAGGGATGGCCGCCCCCAGGAGAGGAACCACATCGGCATCCAGGACGTAGGCGTCAAG GTGATTGAGGCCCCCAGCGCCAACGGCCAGGCCGTGGACGCGGAGCCCATCTCCCACGCCGACGACTCCACCGCCCCCAAGGACAGCTCCGAGTCCTACAGCTCCCAGAAGACCCCCTACAAGTCCTCTGACCCCTCCATGATGAGGCACGAGGACACGCTGGAG GACTCTGAGGATCTgtctgatgaagaggaggagatgaaggtggCGGAGATGAGGCCGCCCCTCATTGAAATCTCCATCAACCAGCCCAAAGTGGTGACCCTCAGCAAGGACAAGAAAG ACGACGGGAAGGACGCCGACTCCCTCCTGGACGACACGGTCGCCAACAGCAACCAGAACAACAGCAACTGCTCGTCGCCGTCGCGCATGTCGGACTCTGTCTCCTTGACGACGGACAGCAGCCAGGAGAACTCCCTCTGCACCCCCGAGAAGGAGGCCAAGATGCCCTTCTTGCCCAAGAGCAG GCTGGAGGACGAGAACATGAACCCGGCCAAGGAGACGTCGCCGTTCCTCCACAACGGCAACGGCTCGGCCTCGTCCTTGCAGGCGGCGCTGCGCTCCCAGCGCGCCCTGCCCCCCGGCCCGCTGGGCGACTACGACCTGTCGGTGGAGGCCCGCCTCTCCTTCCTGAAGAGGGGCGTGGACGAGGTGAACAACGGGCCGGCGGACGGCTACACGCGCTGGGACCAGATCAACATGAACGTCtcccagccgccgccgccgccgcccgccaccGACAACGTGGGGCGTCCCGACGACCCGGCCAGGTACACCCGCGGCCAGTCGCAGGCGGACGAGGGGCGCGGTCACtacggcaacaacaacaacaacggggAGCCCCTGGAGAACGGCGGCCGGCGGGGCGTAGGCGAGCGTCTGAACGGAGTGGGGGGTGGCGTGGACGCGTCCCTCTCGCGCAGCACGGAGGAGCTGTCCCCCGAGAAGCGgctcctggccccgcccacggTGGCGAAGGCGCAGAGCATCGGCAACATggagagcggcggcggcggcgtggggaTGAGGCTGTACTCCATCGAGGCCGGTGTCCGTGACGACGCCTGCGACGGGCAGGCGACCGGCCGGGCGATGATGATGgatgcggcggcggcggctcagGGCCAGAGCATCGTCCGGAGCAAGTCGGCCTCGCTGCTCAACGAGCAGAACCTCCAGGTGTACCcgggctcctcgtcctcctcctcggacCTCCTCGCCGCCAACAagcccgccgccaccgccagcaGCAGCCGGTACCCCGTTGCCTCCAGCATGGCCCtgggcctgccccccccccagtacaACATCCAGTACTCCAGCGGcggccagcccccccccgcggGCCCCAAGGACGGCCTCTGGACCCAGCGGACCGCCGTCCCCCCCGAGCTCCAGGGCTaccccgccggccccccgccgccgccgcagcagcagcagcagcagcagcagcagcagcagcagcagcagaactccCTGGCCAACACCAACTACTCCAACCGCAACCAGGCGCTGCCGCCCGGCTACCCGGCTCGGGCCCCCGGGGACATGTGGGCCAAGGACCGGCTGCAGCCCTCCGGCCCCCCCTCggggggccccccggggcccggccGCAGCAGCACCCTGCAGCGGCAGAGCAGCGGCTCCTCGGCCGTCTCCATGGGGCGCTACCAGCTGCCCGAGGGCGAGTACATGACCTACCGGGACATCCACACGCTGGGCCGGGGCCCGCTGGCCATGAGCCACGCCCTGCAGCGGCCCCTGTCGGCGCGCACCTACAGCATGGACGCGCCGGCCTCGGCGCGGCCCCCGGGCGGCCGGCCCCCGCCCCAGGACCACCTGCTGCCCGAGCGGACCATGTCGGTCAGCGACTTCAACTACCAGCACCTCAGCCCCAGCAAGAGGCCCGGGGGACGCGTGCGCTCGGAGCACTCGCTGCTGGACGGGGGCACCCTGCTGGGGCCCGGGTCCCGGGGGCCCGTGCCCACCGACTGGAGGGACCAGGTGATGAGGCACATCGAGGCCAAGAAGATGGAAAAG AACGCGCTGTCTCGCTCCTATAATTCGGCTCACGCCCCGCTGGGCTggtctcaccaccaccaccacccgggcGGGGGCCGTAGGGCCATGCATGCCAGCCAGGGCTCTCTGCTCAGTAGTCCGCGGGACGGCCTGTCCCTCGGACCCTCGGGTTTCTGC GACGACGTGTTCAGCATCCCGGGCCAGCAGAGTTACACCCTGGACCCTCACAGAAAC gtgcCTCTAGTGAACGGCCAGCTGGGCCCAGGCCCGGCCCTGCGTCCCAACTTGAGCCAGAACTCCATGGCGCGCCACCCGTCCCGCGAGCAGCTCATCGACTACCTGATGCTCAAGGTGTCCCAGCAGCCCGGGCAGCCCGGACCGCACGGCCCCCCGCGCATGCCCCAGGAGGCCCTCCAGGAG ATGTGTGTGAAGGTGGAGAAGAGTCCGGAGCTGGGCTTCAGCATATCGGGTGGAGTGGGCGGGCGGGGAAACCCCTTCAGACCGGAGGATAAC GGGATCTTCGTGACCAGGGTCCAGACAGAGGGGCCGGCCTCCAAGGTCCTTCAACCTGGCGATAAGATTCTCCAG GCGAACGGCTACAGCTTTGTGAACATCGATCACGGGTACGCGGTCTCCCTCCTGAAGACGTTCCCAAGCACTGTGGACCTGATCATCCTGAGAGACATGCTGTCATAG
- the erbin gene encoding erbin isoform X2, with translation MSKRNLFVRLVPCRCLRGEEEPVTSLDYSHCSLETVPKEIFGFEKSLQELHLDANQIEELPKQLFNCQLLQRLSMPDNDVTVLPSAIANLINLRELDVSKNNIQEFPENIKNCKVLTIVEASVNPISKLPDGFTQLLSLTQLYLNDAFLEFLPASFGRLTKLQILELRENQLKMLPKSMHKLTQLERLDLGSNEFTEVPEVLEQLSGIKELWMDCNRLTFLPGMIGMLKQLAYLDVSKNNLEMVDEQICGCESLQDLLLSNNALTTLPGSIGSLKKLTALKVDENQLMYLPDSIGGLSSLDELDCSFNEIEALPATIGNCVHIRTFAADHNFLTQLPSEIGSWKNITVLFLHSNKLECLPEEMGNMQRLRVVNLSDNKLKNLPYSFTKLNQMTAMWLSENQSKPLIPLQKEEDPETHHTVLTNYMFPQQTRAEEYTPNSDTESFNPSLWEEQRKQRAQVAFECDEDKDEREMPPREGNLKRYPTPYPDELKNMVKTAQSVAHRLKEDEAGEGSGRDGRPQERNHIGIQDVGVKVIEAPSANGQAVDAEPISHADDSTAPKDSSESYSSQKTPYKSSDPSMMRHEDTLEDSEDLSDEEEEMKVAEMRPPLIEISINQPKVVTLSKDKKDDGKDADSLLDDTVANSNQNNSNCSSPSRMSDSVSLTTDSSQENSLCTPEKEAKMPFLPKSRLEDENMNPAKETSPFLHNGNGSASSLQAALRSQRALPPGPLGDYDLSVEARLSFLKRGVDEVNNGPADGYTRWDQINMNVSQPPPPPPATDNVGRPDDPARYTRGQSQADEGRGHYGNNNNNGEPLENGGRRGVGERLNGVGGGVDASLSRSTEELSPEKRLLAPPTVAKAQSIGNMESGGGGVGMRLYSIEAGVRDDACDGQATGRAMMMDAAAAAQGQSIVRSKSASLLNEQNLQVYPGSSSSSSDLLAANKPAATASSSRYPVASSMALGLPPPQYNIQYSSGGQPPPAGPKDGLWTQRTAVPPELQGYPAGPPPPPQQQQQQQQQQQQQQNSLANTNYSNRNQALPPGYPARAPGDMWAKDRLQPSGPPSGGPPGPGRSSTLQRQSSGSSAVSMGRYQLPEGEYMTYRDIHTLGRGPLAMSHALQRPLSARTYSMDAPASARPPGGRPPPQDHLLPERTMSVSDFNYQHLSPSKRPGGRVRSEHSLLDGGTLLGPGSRGPVPTDWRDQVMRHIEAKKMEKDDVFSIPGQQSYTLDPHRNVPLVNGQLGPGPALRPNLSQNSMARHPSREQLIDYLMLKVSQQPGQPGPHGPPRMPQEALQEMCVKVEKSPELGFSISGGVGGRGNPFRPEDNGIFVTRVQTEGPASKVLQPGDKILQANGYSFVNIDHGYAVSLLKTFPSTVDLIILRDMLS, from the exons ATGTCCAAGCGGAACCTGTTTGTCCGTCTGGTGCCATGCCGATGCCTGCGAGGCGAGGAGGAGCCCGTCACCTCGCTGGACTACTCCCACTGCAGCCTGGAGACGGTGCCCAAGGAGATCTTCGGCTTCGAGAAGAGCCTGCAGGAGCTCCACCTCGACGCCAACCAGATCGAGGAGCTGCCCAAA CAACTGTTCAACTGCCAGTTGCTGCAGCGGCTGAGCATGCCAGATAATGACGTGACGGTGTTGCCGTCGGCCATCGCTAACCTCATCAATCTCAGGGAGCTAGACGTCAGCAAAAACA ATATCCAAGAGTTTCCAGAGAACATCAAGAACTGCAAGGTCTTGACCATCGTGGAGGCCAGCGTGAATCCCATATCCAA GCTGCCAGATGGCTTCACCCAGCTCCTGAGCCTGACCCAGCTCTACCTAAACGATGCCTTCCTGGAGTTCCTGCCAGCCAGCTTCGGCAG GCTGACGAAACTGCAGATCTTGGAGCTGCGAGAGAACCAGTTAAAGATGTTGCCAAA AAGCATGCACAAACTCACCCAGCTGGAGAGGCTGGACCTAGGGAGCAACGAGTTTACTGAAGTG ccTGAGGTGCTGGAGCAGCTGAGTGGGATCAAGGAGCTGTGGATGGACTGCAACCGGCTCACCTTCCTACCTGGG ATGATTGGCATGCTGAAGCAGCTGGCCTACCTGGACGTGTCCAAGAACAACTTGGAGATGGTGGACGAGCAGATCTGTGGCTGTGAGAGCCTGCAGGACCTCCTGCTGTCAAACAACGCGCTCACAACGCTACCCGGCTCCATAG GCTCCCTTAAGAAACTCACAGCTCTCAAGGTGGATGAGAACCAGTTGATGTATTTGCCGGACTCCATCGGAGG GCTCAGCTCCCTGGACGAGCTGGACTGCAGCTTCAACGAGATCGAGGCGCTGCCCGCCACCATCGGGAACTGTGTCCACATCCGGACCTTCGCCGCCGACCACAACTTCCTCACCCAGCTGCCCTCTGAG ATTGGCAGCTGGAAGAATATCACCGTGCTCTTCCTGCACTCCAACAAGCTGGAGTGTCTGCCCGAGGAGATGGGCAACATGCAGCGCCTCCGTGTGGTCAACCTCAGCGATAACAA GTTGAAGAATCTCCCCTACAGCTTCACCAAGCTCAATCAGATGACTGCTATGTGGCTCTCGGAAAACCAG TCCAAGCCCCTGATCCCcctgcagaaggaggaggaccctGAGACCCATCACACGGTGCTCACCAACTACATGTTCCCCCAGCAGACCCGGGCCGAGGAGT acACCCCCAACTCTGACACGGAGAGCTTCAACCCGTCGCtgtgggaggagcagaggaagcaGAGAGCCCAGGTGGCCTTCGAGTGTGACGAGGACAAGGACGAGAGGGAGATGCCCCCCAGG GAGGGGAACCTGAAGCGCTACCCCACCCCGTACCCAGACGAGCTGAAGAACATGGTGAAGACGGCCCAGTCCGTGGCCCACCGCCTCAAGGAGGACGAGGCCGGAGAGGGGTCCGGCAGGGATGGCCGCCCCCAGGAGAGGAACCACATCGGCATCCAGGACGTAGGCGTCAAG GTGATTGAGGCCCCCAGCGCCAACGGCCAGGCCGTGGACGCGGAGCCCATCTCCCACGCCGACGACTCCACCGCCCCCAAGGACAGCTCCGAGTCCTACAGCTCCCAGAAGACCCCCTACAAGTCCTCTGACCCCTCCATGATGAGGCACGAGGACACGCTGGAG GACTCTGAGGATCTgtctgatgaagaggaggagatgaaggtggCGGAGATGAGGCCGCCCCTCATTGAAATCTCCATCAACCAGCCCAAAGTGGTGACCCTCAGCAAGGACAAGAAAG ACGACGGGAAGGACGCCGACTCCCTCCTGGACGACACGGTCGCCAACAGCAACCAGAACAACAGCAACTGCTCGTCGCCGTCGCGCATGTCGGACTCTGTCTCCTTGACGACGGACAGCAGCCAGGAGAACTCCCTCTGCACCCCCGAGAAGGAGGCCAAGATGCCCTTCTTGCCCAAGAGCAG GCTGGAGGACGAGAACATGAACCCGGCCAAGGAGACGTCGCCGTTCCTCCACAACGGCAACGGCTCGGCCTCGTCCTTGCAGGCGGCGCTGCGCTCCCAGCGCGCCCTGCCCCCCGGCCCGCTGGGCGACTACGACCTGTCGGTGGAGGCCCGCCTCTCCTTCCTGAAGAGGGGCGTGGACGAGGTGAACAACGGGCCGGCGGACGGCTACACGCGCTGGGACCAGATCAACATGAACGTCtcccagccgccgccgccgccgcccgccaccGACAACGTGGGGCGTCCCGACGACCCGGCCAGGTACACCCGCGGCCAGTCGCAGGCGGACGAGGGGCGCGGTCACtacggcaacaacaacaacaacggggAGCCCCTGGAGAACGGCGGCCGGCGGGGCGTAGGCGAGCGTCTGAACGGAGTGGGGGGTGGCGTGGACGCGTCCCTCTCGCGCAGCACGGAGGAGCTGTCCCCCGAGAAGCGgctcctggccccgcccacggTGGCGAAGGCGCAGAGCATCGGCAACATggagagcggcggcggcggcgtggggaTGAGGCTGTACTCCATCGAGGCCGGTGTCCGTGACGACGCCTGCGACGGGCAGGCGACCGGCCGGGCGATGATGATGgatgcggcggcggcggctcagGGCCAGAGCATCGTCCGGAGCAAGTCGGCCTCGCTGCTCAACGAGCAGAACCTCCAGGTGTACCcgggctcctcgtcctcctcctcggacCTCCTCGCCGCCAACAagcccgccgccaccgccagcaGCAGCCGGTACCCCGTTGCCTCCAGCATGGCCCtgggcctgccccccccccagtacaACATCCAGTACTCCAGCGGcggccagcccccccccgcggGCCCCAAGGACGGCCTCTGGACCCAGCGGACCGCCGTCCCCCCCGAGCTCCAGGGCTaccccgccggccccccgccgccgccgcagcagcagcagcagcagcagcagcagcagcagcagcagcagaactccCTGGCCAACACCAACTACTCCAACCGCAACCAGGCGCTGCCGCCCGGCTACCCGGCTCGGGCCCCCGGGGACATGTGGGCCAAGGACCGGCTGCAGCCCTCCGGCCCCCCCTCggggggccccccggggcccggccGCAGCAGCACCCTGCAGCGGCAGAGCAGCGGCTCCTCGGCCGTCTCCATGGGGCGCTACCAGCTGCCCGAGGGCGAGTACATGACCTACCGGGACATCCACACGCTGGGCCGGGGCCCGCTGGCCATGAGCCACGCCCTGCAGCGGCCCCTGTCGGCGCGCACCTACAGCATGGACGCGCCGGCCTCGGCGCGGCCCCCGGGCGGCCGGCCCCCGCCCCAGGACCACCTGCTGCCCGAGCGGACCATGTCGGTCAGCGACTTCAACTACCAGCACCTCAGCCCCAGCAAGAGGCCCGGGGGACGCGTGCGCTCGGAGCACTCGCTGCTGGACGGGGGCACCCTGCTGGGGCCCGGGTCCCGGGGGCCCGTGCCCACCGACTGGAGGGACCAGGTGATGAGGCACATCGAGGCCAAGAAGATGGAAAAG GACGACGTGTTCAGCATCCCGGGCCAGCAGAGTTACACCCTGGACCCTCACAGAAAC gtgcCTCTAGTGAACGGCCAGCTGGGCCCAGGCCCGGCCCTGCGTCCCAACTTGAGCCAGAACTCCATGGCGCGCCACCCGTCCCGCGAGCAGCTCATCGACTACCTGATGCTCAAGGTGTCCCAGCAGCCCGGGCAGCCCGGACCGCACGGCCCCCCGCGCATGCCCCAGGAGGCCCTCCAGGAG ATGTGTGTGAAGGTGGAGAAGAGTCCGGAGCTGGGCTTCAGCATATCGGGTGGAGTGGGCGGGCGGGGAAACCCCTTCAGACCGGAGGATAAC GGGATCTTCGTGACCAGGGTCCAGACAGAGGGGCCGGCCTCCAAGGTCCTTCAACCTGGCGATAAGATTCTCCAG GCGAACGGCTACAGCTTTGTGAACATCGATCACGGGTACGCGGTCTCCCTCCTGAAGACGTTCCCAAGCACTGTGGACCTGATCATCCTGAGAGACATGCTGTCATAG